The following proteins are encoded in a genomic region of Thermococcus henrietii:
- a CDS encoding serine/threonine-protein kinase RIO2 encodes MVSKLLALEAYPSLRDLDFRILRGVELNMRHHKWVPLEDIARFARVDVETASFRLGKLDDMSLVRRRSDIGYIGYQLTIHGYDVLAIRALARKGVVEAISTTQIGVGKDADVYVGITPAGERVAVKFNRIGGRTASRRATYHSHVFADKHHTSWLYVSRLIAKKEYDALVLLSPIARVPKPIAWNRHVLVMEFVEGTELAELRDDELTREEAENVLDRILEEYLKIVRFGIVHSDLSEFNVVLTGDDILIIDWAQHLTTAHPKSYELLKRDLTVIINAFRRRWRVERSFDEIWPAFERAWHESRGEGYDD; translated from the coding sequence ATGGTCAGCAAGCTGTTGGCGCTCGAGGCTTATCCGAGCCTCCGCGACCTGGACTTCAGAATCCTTAGGGGAGTAGAGCTCAACATGAGGCACCACAAGTGGGTGCCGTTAGAGGACATAGCGCGCTTCGCCAGGGTGGACGTTGAAACAGCCTCGTTCAGGCTCGGCAAGCTCGACGACATGTCCCTCGTCAGGCGGAGAAGCGACATAGGCTACATCGGCTACCAGCTCACGATACACGGCTACGACGTTTTAGCCATAAGGGCCCTCGCAAGGAAAGGGGTTGTAGAGGCGATAAGCACGACACAGATTGGCGTTGGGAAGGACGCGGACGTTTACGTCGGAATAACGCCAGCCGGCGAGAGAGTTGCCGTTAAGTTCAACAGAATAGGGGGCAGAACGGCTTCGCGGAGGGCTACCTACCACTCCCACGTCTTCGCCGATAAACACCACACGAGCTGGCTCTACGTTTCGAGGCTCATCGCGAAGAAGGAATACGACGCGCTGGTTCTGCTCAGCCCGATTGCGAGGGTTCCGAAGCCAATAGCCTGGAACAGGCACGTCCTCGTTATGGAGTTCGTCGAGGGGACCGAGCTGGCGGAGCTGAGGGACGACGAGCTGACGAGGGAGGAGGCAGAGAACGTCCTTGACAGAATCCTCGAGGAGTACCTCAAGATAGTGCGCTTTGGTATAGTCCACTCGGATTTAAGCGAGTTCAACGTCGTTCTAACGGGCGACGACATCTTGATAATAGACTGGGCCCAGCACCTGACCACCGCCCATCCGAAGAGCTACGAACTGTTGAAGAGGGATTTAACGGTCATAATCAACGCCTTCAGGCGGAGGTGGCGGGTTGAGAGGAGCTTTGATGAAATCTGGCCGGCCTTCGAGAGGGCCTGGCACGAGAGCAGGGGGGAGGGGTATGACGATTAA
- a CDS encoding tetratricopeptide repeat protein, with protein sequence MTIKYEPLNRRERIVKLFREAIEAENRKDLETAKKKLDEILHESLDVEPEFYFEACFRLADIFLQEDNYRGAVKCALRAILRAPSEDHYRLGVRRLGDILAIIKKENRLEELAENMDATLRLIEEDEELHRFTLALMRLASGERVEERFSLREFSEVLENLTG encoded by the coding sequence ATGACGATTAAGTACGAGCCCCTTAACAGGCGCGAGAGGATTGTTAAGCTCTTCCGCGAGGCAATCGAGGCCGAGAACAGGAAGGACCTCGAAACCGCGAAGAAAAAGCTCGACGAGATACTCCACGAGAGCCTCGACGTTGAGCCGGAGTTCTACTTCGAGGCCTGCTTCCGCCTGGCAGACATCTTCCTCCAGGAAGACAACTACCGGGGAGCCGTCAAGTGCGCCCTGAGGGCCATTCTAAGGGCACCGAGCGAGGACCACTACAGGCTCGGCGTGAGGAGGTTAGGAGACATACTCGCGATAATCAAGAAGGAGAACCGCCTGGAGGAGCTGGCCGAGAACATGGACGCGACGCTTAGGCTCATCGAGGAGGACGAGGAGCTACACCGCTTTACGCTCGCCCTCATGAGGCTCGCGAGTGGGGAGAGGGTCGAGGAGAGGTTCTCCCTTAGGGAGTTCAGCGAGGTGCTCGAGAACCTAACCGGGTGA
- a CDS encoding radical SAM protein, whose translation MLVRVSYGTAIAMGLIRAKLLARPTTAYLMTHWPGKCANDCAFCAQARSSRANLDRLSRVTWPAFELEKVVQALPNGRFGRICLQTIDYPGMLDDVLALLGAFKPLRLPVSVSITPVSRETLEEFKELGVDYIGVGLDVASERLFSEIKPDFEWDEMWDFAERVVDVLGPGKALIHVIVGLGETDRELVEVFKRAYAIGADVSLFAFTPLKGTGLENLEPPSIERYRKVQLARWLVEKGLGNRIIFDGESIEGFDLADIEVPPAVFATHGCPACNRPYYNERPKKEPYNFPFPPEKRYLEEVITRLGSRAPR comes from the coding sequence ATGCTCGTTAGGGTCTCCTACGGAACGGCGATAGCGATGGGCTTAATCCGGGCGAAGCTCCTGGCCAGGCCGACGACCGCGTATCTGATGACCCACTGGCCCGGCAAGTGCGCCAACGACTGCGCCTTCTGCGCCCAGGCGCGCTCCAGCAGGGCAAACCTCGACAGGCTCTCCCGCGTCACCTGGCCGGCCTTCGAGCTCGAAAAAGTCGTTCAAGCTCTTCCCAACGGCCGTTTCGGGAGGATATGCCTCCAGACGATAGACTATCCCGGAATGCTCGACGACGTTCTGGCACTTCTGGGGGCGTTCAAGCCCCTCCGCTTACCGGTCTCGGTCTCGATAACGCCCGTTTCGAGGGAAACGCTTGAGGAGTTTAAGGAACTGGGTGTTGACTACATCGGGGTTGGCCTCGACGTCGCGAGCGAGAGGCTCTTTAGCGAGATAAAGCCCGACTTTGAGTGGGACGAGATGTGGGACTTTGCGGAGAGGGTAGTTGACGTCCTCGGTCCGGGGAAAGCTTTAATCCACGTCATAGTCGGCCTCGGCGAAACCGACAGGGAGCTGGTAGAGGTCTTCAAGAGGGCTTACGCGATTGGGGCTGATGTTTCACTCTTCGCCTTCACCCCCCTCAAGGGAACGGGGCTTGAGAACCTCGAACCGCCGAGCATCGAGCGCTACCGGAAGGTCCAGCTGGCGAGGTGGCTCGTTGAAAAGGGCTTGGGCAACAGGATAATCTTCGACGGGGAATCGATAGAGGGCTTTGATTTAGCTGACATCGAGGTTCCGCCGGCGGTTTTCGCAACGCACGGCTGTCCAGCTTGCAACAGGCCTTACTACAACGAGAGGCCAAAGAAAGAGCCCTACAACTTCCCGTTTCCTCCCGAAAAAAGATACCTGGAGGAGGTGATCACCCGGTTAGGTTCTCGAGCACCTCGCTGA
- a CDS encoding MFS transporter, whose product MRNVWLLNVSTFFFFLGISVVTPVVSPFLVSLHAEPFLVGLVAGVTSFLSLVSKPIGGAVGDRGYRFHALVGGNLLGLLAGILYVVSAISTSVYLFAFARAIHGFSMGLFFPSSLSTAVDLAPAGRVGETLGWRGMMFSLGNIIGPAIGGYASDVIGFAGAFALTALFSGVGAFFALTAWREAGEVVKPREHERASYRELLRVTFVSASLTLFLFSMSYAGVTTYLPALYKSLSLPQSLFGYYMMVIGLFSFMTRVIGGKSADRRGPLPAITLGLTLLLLGYVLLNVYTLPPRSYVSAALIGAGFGLAVPAMQLMALGNLPRRIRTMGSGIYTMFFDLGTLAGQVSLGYAAQLYGYAGVFPLLPLILGVGFITLYAPVIWGKVNAR is encoded by the coding sequence ATGAGGAACGTCTGGCTCCTCAACGTCTCGACCTTCTTTTTCTTCCTCGGGATAAGCGTCGTTACCCCTGTCGTTTCCCCGTTCCTCGTCAGCCTCCACGCCGAGCCCTTTCTCGTAGGCCTCGTCGCCGGCGTTACCTCTTTCCTCTCCCTCGTCTCCAAGCCGATAGGCGGTGCAGTCGGCGACAGAGGTTATCGCTTCCACGCCCTCGTCGGCGGAAATTTACTCGGCCTCCTCGCCGGAATCCTCTACGTGGTCTCGGCAATAAGCACCAGCGTCTACCTCTTCGCCTTCGCAAGGGCCATTCACGGCTTCTCAATGGGCCTCTTCTTCCCCTCAAGCCTCTCAACGGCCGTTGATTTGGCCCCAGCAGGTAGGGTTGGTGAGACCCTTGGCTGGCGTGGCATGATGTTCTCCCTCGGCAACATAATCGGGCCGGCCATAGGCGGCTACGCCTCCGACGTAATAGGCTTCGCCGGAGCGTTCGCCCTCACCGCTCTCTTCTCCGGAGTTGGGGCGTTCTTCGCGCTCACAGCTTGGCGCGAGGCAGGTGAAGTCGTCAAGCCGAGGGAGCACGAGAGGGCCAGCTACCGCGAGCTGTTGAGGGTAACCTTCGTTTCCGCTTCCCTGACGCTCTTCCTCTTCTCCATGAGCTACGCGGGAGTTACCACATACCTCCCAGCCCTCTACAAGTCCCTCTCCCTCCCCCAGAGCCTCTTCGGCTACTACATGATGGTCATCGGCCTCTTCTCCTTCATGACGCGCGTTATCGGCGGTAAGAGCGCCGACAGACGCGGGCCCCTGCCGGCGATAACCCTCGGCCTCACCCTGCTCCTCCTCGGCTACGTCCTGCTGAACGTCTACACCCTCCCGCCCCGTTCCTACGTCAGCGCCGCCCTAATCGGGGCCGGCTTTGGCTTGGCGGTTCCGGCGATGCAGCTGATGGCCCTCGGCAACCTTCCGAGGAGAATCAGGACGATGGGTTCGGGAATCTACACGATGTTCTTTGACCTCGGAACGCTCGCCGGCCAGGTCAGCCTCGGCTACGCCGCCCAGCTCTACGGTTACGCCGGCGTCTTCCCGCTCCTCCCGCTCATCCTGGGGGTCGGGTTTATAACCCTCTACGCGCCCGTCATCTGGGGGAAGGTCAATGCTCGTTAG
- a CDS encoding isoaspartyl peptidase/L-asparaginase family protein: MVAIIVHGGAGTIRKEERIPKVIEGVREAVLAGWRELKRGSALDAVEEAVKALEDNPIFNAGTGSVLTLDGRVEMDAAIMRGKTLEAGAVAGIWGVKNPISVARKVMEKTDHVLLIGEGAVKFARLLGFEEYDPVTEERLKQWEELRKKLIEKGETRHWKKLNELIKEYPEVLRSTVGAVAFDGEEVVAGTSTGGVFLKMFGRVGDTPIIGGGTYANEVAGASCTGLGEVAIKLALAKSATDFVRLGMDAQSASDAAISLATKYFGKDTMGIIMVDARGNVGFAKNTKHMSYAFMKDGMDEPEAGV; encoded by the coding sequence ATGGTGGCGATAATAGTTCACGGGGGAGCGGGCACGATACGGAAGGAGGAGAGGATTCCAAAGGTCATCGAGGGCGTTAGAGAGGCTGTTTTAGCGGGCTGGCGCGAGCTGAAGAGGGGTTCCGCTCTTGATGCAGTTGAAGAGGCCGTTAAAGCCCTTGAGGACAACCCGATTTTCAACGCCGGAACCGGGAGCGTTTTAACTCTCGACGGCAGGGTCGAGATGGATGCCGCCATAATGCGCGGGAAGACCCTTGAGGCAGGAGCCGTTGCCGGAATCTGGGGGGTAAAGAACCCGATAAGCGTCGCGAGGAAGGTCATGGAGAAGACCGACCACGTTCTTTTAATCGGTGAAGGCGCCGTGAAGTTCGCTCGCCTTCTCGGCTTCGAGGAGTACGACCCGGTAACCGAGGAGAGGCTCAAGCAGTGGGAAGAGCTGAGGAAGAAGCTCATTGAAAAGGGCGAGACGAGGCACTGGAAGAAGCTCAACGAGCTCATCAAGGAGTACCCCGAGGTTCTAAGGAGCACCGTCGGGGCGGTTGCCTTCGACGGTGAGGAGGTCGTTGCCGGAACGTCAACCGGCGGGGTCTTCCTCAAGATGTTCGGTCGCGTTGGCGACACGCCTATAATCGGTGGCGGAACATACGCCAACGAAGTGGCTGGAGCTTCCTGCACCGGCCTTGGAGAGGTTGCCATAAAGCTCGCACTAGCGAAGAGCGCCACCGACTTCGTCAGGCTCGGCATGGACGCCCAGTCGGCGAGCGACGCCGCGATAAGCCTCGCCACGAAGTACTTCGGAAAAGATACAATGGGCATCATCATGGTTGATGCGAGGGGCAACGTGGGCTTCGCCAAGAACACCAAGCACATGAGCTACGCCTTCATGAAGGACGGCATGGACGAACCGGAGGCTGGTGTTTAG
- a CDS encoding phosphate signaling complex PhoU family protein, which yields MEFRKIQFTGRSSYIISLPKKWVKEHNLKQGDTIPLTINPDGSIIIFPSEPRDVSEKKILRLSKEFSPDMAIRLVISAYIQGYDVLEIHFTEEMPIYKVKIRKVLQSLPGVEIILDEPSRIVAKSLLDEDEVNLVELLRRIRSLVVSMLGDLELLIQGEDGEIRRDINDLENELDRFYFLIVRTVNRLLSKHTVTEESGIVKRTFDLMGILFIAREIERIGDHIIRIAENPGEVDVPYLREKFEAMVAQIEKRDLKAIDKLMLELRATIKAIDYRQSIAKESFRRILEYIENIGETIINMALS from the coding sequence ATGGAGTTCAGGAAGATACAGTTTACAGGGCGGAGCTCATACATAATCTCCCTCCCAAAGAAATGGGTCAAGGAGCACAACCTCAAGCAGGGCGACACAATACCGCTGACTATAAACCCCGACGGCAGTATAATCATCTTCCCCAGCGAGCCCAGAGATGTGAGCGAGAAGAAGATACTGCGCCTTTCTAAGGAGTTCTCGCCGGACATGGCCATAAGGCTCGTGATTTCCGCCTACATTCAGGGCTACGACGTCCTTGAGATTCACTTCACTGAGGAGATGCCCATTTACAAGGTCAAGATAAGGAAGGTCCTCCAGAGCCTCCCTGGCGTTGAGATAATCCTCGACGAGCCCAGCAGGATAGTGGCGAAGAGCCTCCTCGACGAGGATGAAGTGAACCTTGTTGAGCTCCTCAGGCGGATTCGCTCCCTCGTGGTCTCGATGCTTGGCGACCTCGAACTGCTCATTCAGGGCGAGGACGGCGAGATAAGGCGCGACATAAACGACCTTGAAAACGAGCTTGACCGCTTTTACTTCCTCATCGTCAGAACCGTTAACAGGCTTCTCAGCAAGCACACGGTTACAGAGGAGAGCGGAATCGTCAAGAGGACCTTTGACCTCATGGGAATCCTCTTCATAGCGAGGGAAATCGAGAGGATAGGCGACCACATCATCAGGATAGCCGAGAACCCCGGCGAGGTTGACGTGCCCTACCTGAGGGAGAAGTTCGAAGCGATGGTTGCCCAGATAGAGAAGCGCGACCTCAAGGCGATAGACAAGCTCATGCTCGAACTCCGCGCCACGATTAAGGCAATCGACTACAGGCAGTCCATAGCCAAGGAGAGCTTCCGGAGAATCCTCGAGTACATCGAGAACATCGGCGAGACGATAATCAACATGGCCCTCAGCTGA
- a CDS encoding MFS transporter: MLSEYGRDAKILIGANALGQTFLWFSFFIMPFYLKALGYDMKAMGAFFSAQTIVGGLFFLLAGHISLRLGYRKTLLLSALIGLIGRLLQVLALNTTVLFLGFVLVGINMGLRQPNYNAYLSELVPDERRHEAFSKSFGLGTLFNSLGVLLAGFLPGYLMGLSLAEETAYRITFSLSILQFVFVVPALLLVRDVEVREKRIKWERSLVLKILKFSLPSALIGLGAGITIPFMSLYFKLKFGETLQAISWIFFFQQLAMGLGSFGLPELVRRWGPVKVITSFQGTATFLFAIFPSIETFALAGAVYVLRAILMNIIWPINSSFMMGFFKTEEKATANGIQQAFSTFMRGVGNSIGGTLFAVSLAYPFYATALLYALATGLFYAFFIKHNEE, encoded by the coding sequence ATGCTCTCCGAGTACGGCAGGGACGCGAAGATACTCATAGGCGCCAATGCCTTAGGCCAGACGTTCCTCTGGTTCTCGTTCTTCATTATGCCCTTCTACCTCAAGGCCCTCGGCTACGACATGAAGGCTATGGGAGCATTTTTCTCGGCCCAGACGATAGTCGGTGGCCTCTTCTTTCTTCTGGCGGGCCACATCTCACTCCGCCTCGGCTATCGAAAGACCCTGCTCCTGAGCGCGCTCATCGGACTCATCGGAAGGCTCCTCCAGGTGCTCGCGTTGAACACAACGGTCCTCTTCCTCGGTTTCGTCCTGGTGGGAATCAACATGGGGCTGAGGCAGCCGAACTACAACGCCTACCTGAGCGAGCTGGTGCCCGATGAAAGGAGGCACGAGGCGTTTTCCAAGAGCTTTGGGCTGGGAACGCTCTTCAACTCCCTCGGCGTTCTCTTGGCTGGCTTTCTGCCGGGCTACCTCATGGGGCTATCCCTCGCTGAGGAGACCGCCTACAGGATAACCTTCTCACTCTCGATACTCCAGTTCGTCTTCGTCGTTCCAGCCTTGCTCCTCGTGAGGGACGTTGAGGTCAGGGAGAAGAGGATAAAGTGGGAGAGAAGCCTGGTCCTCAAAATCCTCAAGTTCTCGCTCCCGAGCGCGCTCATAGGCCTCGGCGCGGGGATAACGATACCCTTCATGAGCCTCTACTTCAAACTCAAGTTTGGGGAAACGCTCCAGGCGATAAGCTGGATTTTCTTCTTCCAGCAGCTGGCGATGGGGCTCGGCTCCTTTGGATTACCGGAACTCGTGAGGAGATGGGGTCCCGTGAAGGTCATAACGTCCTTCCAGGGGACGGCGACGTTCCTTTTCGCGATATTCCCCTCGATAGAGACGTTTGCACTCGCGGGGGCGGTCTACGTCCTCAGGGCGATACTCATGAACATCATCTGGCCCATAAACAGCTCCTTCATGATGGGCTTCTTCAAAACCGAGGAAAAGGCCACCGCCAACGGGATACAGCAGGCCTTCTCGACCTTCATGCGCGGGGTGGGCAACTCCATCGGTGGAACACTCTTCGCGGTTTCATTGGCCTATCCTTTCTACGCCACCGCGCTCCTCTACGCCCTCGCGACCGGACTGTTCTACGCCTTCTTCATAAAGCACAACGAAGAATGA
- a CDS encoding indolepyruvate oxidoreductase subunit beta: protein MEFNLIITGVGGQGGLTLSRIVGNAAMVEGYNVRIGETLGMSQRYGSVLSYLRFGEEVYSPLIEEGKANLMLALEPAEALRNARFLGKDSVAIVNAYPIHTATTLVGKERYPELNEIEKAIGRICPVHMMNFQREADKINPRTLGVLMLGYAYGKGLIPLKRESLLEGIRLTLREKLWEMNFRAFERGEELAKA, encoded by the coding sequence ATGGAGTTCAACCTCATCATTACCGGAGTCGGCGGTCAGGGCGGTCTTACCCTCTCGAGAATCGTTGGAAACGCGGCCATGGTCGAGGGCTACAACGTTCGCATCGGCGAGACCCTCGGAATGAGCCAGCGCTACGGAAGTGTGCTCAGCTACCTCCGCTTTGGAGAGGAGGTCTATTCCCCCCTCATCGAGGAGGGCAAAGCCAACCTCATGCTCGCCCTTGAGCCGGCCGAGGCGTTAAGGAACGCGCGCTTTCTCGGAAAGGACAGCGTTGCCATAGTGAACGCCTACCCCATTCACACGGCGACGACCCTCGTCGGGAAGGAGCGCTACCCGGAGCTCAATGAAATCGAAAAGGCGATAGGAAGAATCTGCCCCGTCCACATGATGAACTTCCAGCGCGAAGCCGATAAGATAAACCCCAGAACTTTGGGCGTCCTGATGCTCGGCTACGCCTACGGGAAGGGCCTGATACCGCTCAAGCGCGAGAGCCTTCTTGAGGGAATAAGGCTGACCCTCCGCGAGAAGCTCTGGGAGATGAACTTCAGGGCCTTCGAGCGCGGTGAGGAGCTGGCCAAAGCTTGA
- a CDS encoding DUF1464 family protein — protein MVKAVGIDSGTKSMDLFGFDDETGEVIVDVSVDRNRVTENPAVIVEILREVQEEHGKIDAIVGPCGYGIPLKPARQATDAEIALATFITEADVKRRLKIVGLRELMLLLREARDLNVYFTPGVIHLPTVPEWRKANRIDLGTADKVFTVALAMVREAERKGIPYSETNLIAVEVGFAYTSAMAVKNGQIVDAMAGTAGFPGYLGMGFMDGELAYALANALDDFGKLVLFQGGASYVAGIDPFSVSPEDFVKLAKEDERVAKGYSAMIEAIVKDVFSLLPSVRPESIYISGRFSRIPEFFRDVKEALEDAFGRYGFSVEVLKLESRAKAKEAAEGSAVIANGIAGGIYKELVESLRLRESGGSIFDWVNLKDREKLRIFEELIL, from the coding sequence GTGGTTAAGGCAGTTGGTATAGACTCCGGAACGAAGAGCATGGATTTGTTCGGCTTCGACGACGAGACTGGGGAGGTAATAGTCGACGTATCCGTGGACAGGAACAGGGTAACCGAGAATCCGGCCGTAATTGTCGAGATTCTTCGCGAGGTTCAGGAGGAGCACGGGAAGATTGACGCCATCGTCGGTCCCTGCGGCTACGGGATACCGCTCAAACCCGCGAGGCAAGCCACCGATGCAGAGATAGCACTGGCGACCTTCATAACCGAGGCCGACGTTAAGCGGAGGCTCAAGATAGTCGGTTTGAGGGAGCTCATGCTCCTCCTCAGGGAAGCCAGGGATTTGAACGTCTACTTCACCCCCGGCGTCATACACCTCCCGACGGTTCCCGAGTGGAGGAAGGCCAACAGGATAGACCTCGGAACGGCCGACAAGGTCTTCACCGTTGCCCTCGCGATGGTGAGGGAAGCCGAGAGGAAGGGAATCCCCTACTCCGAGACGAACCTCATAGCGGTTGAGGTTGGCTTTGCCTACACCTCCGCGATGGCCGTCAAAAACGGCCAAATCGTTGACGCCATGGCCGGAACGGCCGGCTTCCCCGGCTACCTCGGAATGGGCTTCATGGACGGTGAATTGGCCTATGCGCTAGCCAACGCCCTCGATGACTTCGGAAAGCTCGTCCTCTTCCAGGGTGGCGCGTCCTACGTTGCCGGTATAGACCCGTTCTCGGTTTCGCCCGAGGACTTCGTAAAGCTCGCAAAGGAGGACGAGAGGGTCGCGAAGGGCTACAGTGCCATGATAGAGGCCATCGTCAAGGACGTCTTCTCACTGCTTCCCTCCGTCAGGCCCGAGAGCATCTACATCAGCGGTCGCTTCTCGCGGATTCCGGAGTTCTTCAGAGACGTCAAGGAAGCCCTTGAGGATGCCTTCGGGCGCTACGGCTTCTCGGTCGAGGTTCTCAAACTCGAGAGCAGGGCGAAGGCCAAGGAAGCGGCCGAGGGAAGCGCGGTAATAGCCAACGGTATAGCCGGTGGAATCTACAAAGAACTCGTTGAGAGCCTCAGGCTGAGGGAGAGCGGTGGCTCAATCTTTGACTGGGTAAACCTGAAGGACCGTGAAAAGCTCAGAATTTTCGAGGAGCTGATCCTCTGA
- a CDS encoding beta-ribofuranosylaminobenzene 5'-phosphate synthase family protein, with protein sequence MDMVVRISAPAHLHTGNPDLSGDMGRLYGTVGFAIEKPRLEIEVREAEKDRSNDEDALKFLSRLRERYDFPPVEVTVRSYIPKWVGIGFHTTLALSIGMAVSELYNLNLSLEEVALAVRRGLITALGFYALKVGGFIYEGGFPVDKREKVVPPLIFRGDFPGDWLFVVAIPETPRKALAEIRKREDEILGNLKKMPPELADRLSRIVLMKILPAFVERDIKTFGEGLYQFNHLLGEFWSDYQENVYCCDLVNEGIKLMLNEAYCACQTSWGPTFYGLVKGQAQAERLKSLVENFLRENGDGGEVFVTGVDNRGMVVERG encoded by the coding sequence ATGGACATGGTGGTGAGGATTAGCGCGCCGGCTCATCTGCATACTGGAAACCCCGACCTGAGCGGGGACATGGGACGGCTCTACGGAACGGTTGGCTTCGCCATAGAAAAGCCACGCCTCGAAATAGAAGTCAGAGAAGCTGAAAAGGACCGCTCCAACGACGAAGACGCGTTGAAGTTCCTTTCGAGGCTCCGCGAGCGCTACGACTTCCCGCCCGTTGAGGTTACGGTGAGGAGCTACATCCCGAAGTGGGTTGGAATCGGCTTCCACACTACCCTCGCCCTGAGCATAGGAATGGCCGTGAGCGAACTCTACAACCTGAACCTCTCGCTTGAGGAGGTGGCGTTGGCTGTAAGGCGGGGTCTCATAACGGCCCTCGGCTTCTACGCCCTCAAGGTCGGCGGTTTCATCTACGAGGGCGGCTTCCCTGTGGACAAACGCGAGAAGGTCGTTCCCCCGCTGATTTTCAGGGGCGACTTTCCGGGCGACTGGCTCTTCGTCGTGGCAATTCCCGAGACTCCAAGAAAGGCCCTCGCCGAAATCAGGAAGCGCGAGGACGAGATACTCGGAAACCTCAAGAAGATGCCACCGGAATTAGCGGACAGGCTGTCGAGGATAGTGCTCATGAAAATCCTGCCCGCGTTCGTCGAGCGGGACATCAAAACCTTTGGGGAGGGCCTCTACCAGTTCAACCACCTTCTCGGGGAGTTCTGGAGCGACTACCAGGAGAACGTCTACTGTTGTGACCTTGTGAACGAGGGCATCAAGCTAATGCTGAACGAAGCCTACTGCGCCTGCCAGACGAGTTGGGGGCCGACCTTCTACGGCCTCGTCAAAGGCCAGGCTCAAGCGGAAAGACTAAAATCCCTCGTGGAGAATTTCCTCCGCGAGAACGGCGACGGCGGAGAGGTTTTCGTTACGGGCGTTGACAACAGGGGGATGGTGGTGGAGCGTGGTTAA
- a CDS encoding class I SAM-dependent methyltransferase, with the protein MTFEEYYSAFKAYSDIYSDEYRKRIENLEPLLMKFMKEKGKVLDLGCGAGGFSFLLEDLGFTVVGVDNSDYMLSLARGFAKEKGSKVEFVKADARELPFEDNTFDYVLFIDNLVHFEPLDLGKAFREMARVLKPGGKLILQFTDLRTLLPVLMNGQVIGAEYWISKVLPDKDEKTVLIEFQSEEKSFRVRFNVWGKTAVELLAKLYFRKVGEEKINEHTYLQVYLPKK; encoded by the coding sequence ATGACGTTCGAGGAGTACTATTCGGCCTTCAAAGCCTACAGCGACATCTATTCCGACGAGTACAGGAAGAGGATTGAGAACCTTGAACCGCTCCTGATGAAGTTCATGAAGGAAAAGGGGAAAGTCCTCGACCTCGGCTGTGGGGCGGGGGGCTTCTCGTTCCTGCTTGAGGATTTGGGCTTCACCGTCGTTGGCGTTGACAACAGCGACTACATGCTCTCCCTCGCAAGGGGTTTTGCCAAAGAGAAGGGCTCGAAGGTGGAGTTTGTAAAGGCAGATGCGAGGGAGTTGCCATTCGAAGATAACACCTTTGACTACGTCCTCTTCATCGACAACCTCGTCCACTTCGAACCCCTCGACCTCGGAAAGGCGTTCCGCGAGATGGCGAGGGTTCTGAAGCCCGGCGGAAAGCTAATCCTCCAGTTCACCGACCTGAGGACGCTCCTTCCGGTTCTCATGAACGGACAGGTAATCGGCGCTGAATACTGGATTAGCAAAGTTTTGCCAGACAAGGACGAGAAAACCGTCCTGATAGAGTTCCAGAGCGAGGAGAAGTCCTTCAGAGTTCGCTTCAACGTCTGGGGAAAGACAGCGGTGGAACTCTTAGCGAAGCTCTACTTCAGGAAGGTCGGGGAAGAAAAGATAAACGAGCACACCTACCTCCAGGTATACCTGCCGAAAAAATGA